One segment of Ascidiaceihabitans donghaensis DNA contains the following:
- a CDS encoding methyltetrahydrofolate cobalamin methyltransferase, which translates to MVKTIVESKTKTAVIGFDQPFCVIGERINPTGRKVLSEELERGDFSRVEADALAQVMAGANILDINSGAVFSNKMAEDPRYADNNFVEPMLMTELVQRVQAITDCPLCIDSSVPGALENGLAAAEGRPLLNSVTGEEERLEMVLPLVKKYNVPVVAISNDDTGISEDPDVRFAVAKKIVERAADFGIPAHDIVVDPLVMPIGAMATAGLQVFTLVRRLREELGVNTTCGASNISFGLPNRHGINNAFLPMAMGAGMTSAIMNPVALPVGPKRLAEKRAEVEASGIILPADMDDEAFAQMFGIGSTQARAGKEMEAIRAANFLTDNDPHGGDWISFNKVAPKAGQEGRGRAGRTGGRRRKA; encoded by the coding sequence ATGGTAAAAACGATTGTCGAATCCAAGACAAAAACAGCCGTCATCGGGTTTGACCAGCCCTTTTGCGTGATCGGAGAACGGATCAACCCAACGGGCCGAAAAGTACTGTCCGAAGAATTGGAACGCGGTGATTTTTCACGCGTTGAAGCCGATGCATTGGCACAGGTTATGGCGGGCGCGAATATCCTCGACATCAACTCTGGTGCTGTTTTTTCCAACAAAATGGCCGAAGACCCCCGCTATGCGGACAACAACTTTGTTGAGCCTATGTTGATGACCGAACTGGTGCAGCGCGTACAAGCCATTACAGACTGCCCCTTGTGCATCGACAGCTCTGTTCCAGGGGCTTTGGAAAACGGTTTGGCCGCTGCCGAAGGTCGCCCCCTTTTGAACTCGGTTACAGGCGAAGAAGAACGTCTGGAAATGGTTTTGCCGTTGGTCAAGAAATACAACGTGCCTGTTGTCGCGATTTCCAACGACGACACAGGTATTTCCGAAGACCCGGATGTGCGTTTCGCTGTTGCCAAGAAAATCGTGGAACGGGCGGCTGATTTCGGCATTCCCGCGCATGACATCGTTGTTGACCCATTGGTTATGCCGATTGGTGCGATGGCCACTGCCGGACTTCAGGTTTTCACGCTTGTACGCCGTTTGCGCGAAGAACTGGGCGTGAACACGACATGTGGCGCGTCCAACATTTCTTTTGGTCTGCCGAACCGTCACGGCATCAACAATGCGTTTTTGCCGATGGCAATGGGCGCAGGCATGACGTCAGCGATCATGAACCCTGTGGCATTGCCGGTTGGCCCAAAGCGTTTGGCGGAGAAGCGCGCGGAAGTCGAAGCATCAGGTATCATCTTACCGGCTGATATGGATGACGAAGCTTTTGCTCAAATGTTTGGGATCGGATCAACCCAGGCACGCGCAGGCAAGGAAATGGAAGCCATTCGCGCAGCCAATTTCCTGACAGACAATGACCCGCACGGCGGTGATTGGATCAGCTTTAACAAGGTGGCGCCCAAAGCTGGCCAAGAAGGCCGCGGTCGCGCCGGGCGCACAGGTGGACGCCGTCGTAAGGCCTGA
- a CDS encoding STAS domain-containing protein, giving the protein MAETIKLTARLDLSFSEKLVSDLKAVDAGTDIILDASDVVHFGALGAQAILATARRTHASGASLKLENVSERVEQQLGYMGLNSANLMEGTA; this is encoded by the coding sequence ATGGCTGAGACAATTAAACTAACAGCGCGGCTCGATCTGTCCTTTTCTGAGAAACTGGTATCGGATTTGAAAGCAGTCGATGCAGGCACCGACATTATTTTGGACGCCTCAGACGTCGTACATTTCGGCGCATTAGGTGCACAGGCCATTTTGGCAACGGCACGGCGCACCCACGCATCAGGGGCATCTTTAAAGCTTGAAAATGTCAGCGAACGTGTCGAACAGCAATTGGGCTACATGGGGCTCAATTCCGCAAACCTCATGGAGGGCACAGCATGA
- a CDS encoding response regulator, translating to MSLEILAVDDSRTMREMIRLALEPAGFTVHTADDGIHGVEVLENLSPDAIITDINMPRMDGFGFIDAVRQKNSYRATPILVLTTEAAPELKMRARQAGATGWIVKPFEPTKLIKALQMVAG from the coding sequence ATGAGCCTTGAAATTTTGGCCGTTGATGACAGCCGTACAATGCGTGAAATGATCCGACTGGCGTTGGAACCAGCCGGTTTTACTGTCCATACTGCCGATGACGGTATTCACGGTGTCGAAGTTCTTGAAAACCTTTCCCCCGACGCGATTATCACCGACATCAACATGCCTCGGATGGACGGCTTCGGGTTCATCGACGCGGTCCGCCAAAAGAATTCATATCGCGCCACTCCTATTTTGGTCCTGACCACTGAAGCTGCACCTGAACTTAAAATGCGTGCGCGGCAAGCCGGGGCAACAGGGTGGATCGTAAAGCCGTTTGAACCGACGAAATTGATCAAAGCGCTTCAGATGGTTGCCGGGTAA
- a CDS encoding chemotaxis protein CheA, whose protein sequence is MTEPTDPMAEIKASFFIECEELLEAMHDGLQTIDDGEWDAETINVVFRAVHSIKGGAGAFGLEKLVRFAHRYETVMDSIRSGTLEIDSSLLKLFFRCADHLSDLVRAARDGFDLPDDQGKLLTDELDVAIGGSPEEEAEEEEIDFQPMGLNLDLDLDLDLDIPDMSVEPEQPKFYIHFTPNAELFETGNEPFQILKALQELGKCKTECNLDKLPALEELSPEMPYLSWQVTLSANVETAEIESVFEFVDGLCDLKITSDSAQSPNVTPEVDDLPDLPEPPPTQDDAPDTGLGMKPPQPLQTPPKAPGAAAAKSVVRVDLDRIERLVNLVGELVINQAMLSQSLEAAGLSPHSDAMNGLEEFQRLTRDIQDSVMMIRAQPVKSLFQRMSRIIREASAAVNKDVRLETDGENTEVDKTVIERLADPLTHMIRNAVDHGLETTADRKAAGKSPQGQVRLTAAHRSGRVVIEVSDDGGGINRPKVQQIATEKGLIPADAVLLDTEIDNLLFLPGFSTASSVSDLSGRGVGMDVVRTSIQALGGRITITSQKGVGTTFSISLPLTLAVLDGMVVQIAEETLVLPLNVVVETLTLTEENLDQVRPGLDVVRVRGEFVPLFDLGVSLGYRETKDSYIDSVVLLIVQEDGNRAALIVDDIQDQRQVVIKGLDDSFYRAPGIAAATILGDGQIALILDPSDIIVQAQDSSAATRFAS, encoded by the coding sequence ATGACCGAACCAACCGATCCAATGGCCGAGATTAAGGCCTCATTCTTCATTGAATGTGAAGAATTGCTTGAAGCGATGCACGATGGATTGCAGACCATTGACGACGGCGAATGGGACGCTGAGACAATCAACGTCGTCTTTCGGGCGGTCCATTCGATCAAGGGTGGTGCCGGTGCTTTTGGGTTGGAAAAACTGGTCCGGTTTGCGCACCGGTATGAAACGGTGATGGACAGTATCCGATCGGGTACTTTGGAAATCGACAGCAGTCTCTTAAAATTGTTCTTCCGTTGCGCTGATCACCTTTCAGATCTTGTTCGTGCAGCACGCGACGGATTTGATCTGCCGGACGATCAAGGGAAGCTACTGACTGATGAGCTTGATGTTGCAATTGGCGGAAGCCCGGAAGAAGAAGCTGAAGAAGAAGAAATCGACTTCCAACCAATGGGGTTAAATCTGGACCTTGATCTGGACCTTGATCTGGACATACCCGATATGTCCGTCGAACCAGAGCAGCCTAAATTCTACATTCATTTCACCCCCAATGCAGAACTTTTCGAAACTGGAAATGAACCGTTTCAAATTCTCAAAGCATTGCAAGAACTGGGTAAATGCAAAACCGAATGCAATCTGGACAAGTTGCCTGCCTTAGAGGAATTGTCGCCAGAAATGCCTTATCTTTCATGGCAGGTGACGCTCTCGGCAAATGTTGAAACTGCTGAAATTGAGTCTGTTTTTGAATTTGTCGATGGACTGTGCGACCTAAAAATTACTTCGGACAGTGCGCAAAGCCCAAACGTCACGCCTGAAGTGGATGATCTGCCTGATCTGCCAGAACCTCCACCGACACAAGATGACGCACCTGATACTGGTCTAGGAATGAAGCCTCCACAACCCTTGCAGACGCCACCTAAAGCACCCGGAGCCGCAGCAGCGAAGTCCGTTGTGCGCGTTGATTTGGACAGAATTGAACGTTTGGTAAACTTGGTCGGTGAATTGGTTATCAACCAAGCCATGTTGTCGCAAAGTCTGGAAGCAGCCGGGCTGTCACCACATTCGGATGCAATGAACGGACTGGAAGAATTTCAACGTCTCACCCGTGACATTCAGGACAGTGTCATGATGATCCGTGCACAGCCTGTTAAGTCTCTATTTCAAAGAATGTCACGTATCATACGTGAAGCATCTGCGGCCGTTAATAAGGACGTTCGGCTGGAAACTGACGGCGAAAATACTGAAGTCGACAAAACTGTCATTGAACGTCTTGCTGACCCCCTGACCCATATGATCCGAAATGCTGTCGATCACGGATTGGAAACAACTGCGGACCGCAAAGCAGCAGGGAAATCTCCACAAGGACAAGTCCGTTTGACCGCTGCGCATCGCTCGGGCCGCGTTGTGATTGAAGTTTCAGATGACGGCGGCGGAATAAACCGACCCAAAGTTCAGCAGATTGCCACTGAAAAAGGGCTCATTCCTGCTGACGCTGTGCTATTGGACACTGAAATCGACAATCTGTTGTTTCTTCCAGGCTTTTCAACCGCAAGCAGCGTGTCAGACCTTTCGGGGCGCGGTGTGGGAATGGACGTAGTAAGGACTTCTATTCAGGCTTTGGGCGGACGCATCACAATAACCTCCCAGAAAGGGGTTGGCACAACCTTTTCAATATCGTTGCCATTAACACTGGCAGTGTTGGATGGAATGGTTGTTCAAATCGCAGAAGAAACGCTTGTTCTACCTCTAAATGTCGTGGTGGAAACACTGACCCTTACCGAAGAAAATTTGGACCAGGTCCGCCCTGGACTTGATGTCGTTCGGGTCCGCGGAGAGTTCGTTCCCCTTTTTGATCTGGGGGTCTCTTTAGGGTACCGGGAGACAAAAGACAGCTATATAGATTCTGTCGTGTTGTTGATTGTTCAGGAAGACGGCAATAGGGCCGCGCTCATCGTTGACGATATTCAAGACCAACGCCAAGTGGTGATCAAAGGGTTAGATGACAGCTTCTATCGTGCCCCCGGGATCGCAGCAGCAACCATTCTGGGTGATGGGCAGATTGCCCTTATTCTCGACCCTTCGGACATAATTGTTCAAGCGCAGGATAGTTCAGCTGCAACCAGATTTGCTTCGTAA
- a CDS encoding chemotaxis protein CheW, whose product MTDVETSVPSELLTFRLGDQEYSLDIMCVREIRGWTRTTPLPHAPKHMKGVINLRGTVLPVMDLAERLGMESREHTERNVIIVVKHKDSMTGLLVDAVSDIIALTESDLQPPPEMSTSSQAGVIKALTLLDERMIRVLDLSNIIELEKSEAA is encoded by the coding sequence ATGACCGATGTAGAAACCAGCGTACCTTCCGAATTGCTCACCTTCCGTCTCGGGGACCAAGAGTATTCACTGGACATCATGTGTGTCCGAGAAATCCGAGGATGGACGCGGACAACGCCATTGCCACATGCGCCCAAGCATATGAAAGGCGTCATAAATCTCCGCGGCACCGTTCTTCCGGTAATGGATTTGGCGGAACGACTGGGAATGGAATCTCGAGAACATACCGAGCGAAATGTCATTATTGTCGTCAAACACAAAGATAGCATGACAGGGCTTCTTGTAGACGCCGTGTCGGATATCATCGCTTTAACGGAAAGCGATCTTCAACCCCCTCCTGAAATGTCAACAAGTTCTCAAGCTGGTGTTATTAAGGCCCTTACCTTGCTGGATGAACGCATGATCCGGGTGTTGGATTTGTCGAACATTATAGAGCTGGAAAAAAGTGAGGCCGCCTGA
- a CDS encoding response regulator: MALRDQIRIMVVDDMSTSRGLITQALDSFGISNVSTAEDGADALRVLAKAPVHLVISDYNMPNMDGLKLLHSLRSGEKTKGVGFILVTGRAEQQIIDYGRKLGMNNYLKKPFEQADLRRCIETVVGPL; this comes from the coding sequence ATGGCACTGAGGGATCAAATCAGAATTATGGTAGTCGATGACATGTCCACAAGCAGAGGACTGATAACTCAAGCCCTTGATTCATTCGGCATTTCAAATGTGTCGACAGCCGAAGACGGTGCAGATGCACTTCGGGTTCTGGCCAAGGCGCCAGTTCACTTGGTCATATCTGACTATAACATGCCAAATATGGACGGCCTAAAGTTGCTTCACAGCTTACGCAGCGGAGAAAAGACAAAAGGCGTTGGGTTTATTCTCGTAACCGGCCGTGCTGAACAGCAAATTATAGACTATGGGCGTAAATTGGGCATGAATAACTATTTAAAAAAGCCATTTGAGCAAGCAGATTTGCGCAGATGCATAGAGACCGTTGTTGGTCCTCTCTAA
- a CDS encoding ACP S-malonyltransferase encodes MTRRAVLIFPGRGTYNAPELGYVSRHHGLENDTVRQFDAHRKSNGHLTVSDLDGAAKFDPETYSTGSVASALIFACGALDAQVLADDIEIVAITGNSMGWYTALAAASVLSLPDGFQVADTMGCLMEEHGVGGQTVYPFVGDDWQSDEVEKQRLLNLISDIASKPQHQLSLSIDLGGMLVVAGDIAGLAAFEKAVPQKGVFPLRLKNHAAFHTHMQQNVAQLGRQALADIDWSSPNVPIIDGTGKIWWPDMSDLQALAAYTLGDQICETYNFTKAVQVAAKEYAPDLFVVAGPGTTLGGAVAQSLVGCGWLGMRDRDSFLQLQAETGVLSAMGRDDQRRKVEK; translated from the coding sequence ATGACCCGCCGCGCGGTGCTGATTTTTCCTGGACGGGGGACGTACAATGCCCCTGAGCTGGGGTACGTGTCGCGGCATCACGGGCTTGAAAACGACACTGTTCGACAATTCGATGCGCATCGGAAATCGAATGGTCACTTGACAGTGTCGGACCTTGACGGTGCCGCAAAATTTGACCCGGAAACCTATTCGACTGGCAGTGTTGCGTCGGCTCTGATCTTTGCGTGTGGGGCCCTGGATGCTCAGGTCTTGGCAGATGATATTGAAATTGTTGCGATTACGGGCAATTCGATGGGTTGGTATACGGCTTTGGCCGCTGCCAGTGTTTTGTCGCTTCCAGACGGTTTTCAAGTGGCCGACACCATGGGCTGTTTGATGGAGGAACACGGTGTTGGCGGACAAACTGTGTATCCTTTTGTTGGCGATGACTGGCAAAGTGATGAGGTTGAAAAGCAGCGGCTTTTAAACTTGATTTCAGACATAGCGTCAAAGCCTCAACATCAGTTGTCTTTGTCTATTGATTTGGGTGGCATGCTTGTTGTCGCAGGGGACATTGCCGGGTTGGCTGCGTTTGAAAAAGCGGTTCCGCAGAAAGGCGTTTTCCCATTAAGGCTGAAAAACCACGCTGCATTTCACACGCATATGCAACAAAATGTTGCGCAACTGGGGCGTCAGGCTCTGGCTGATATTGATTGGAGTTCGCCCAACGTCCCCATTATTGACGGAACCGGTAAGATCTGGTGGCCTGACATGTCGGACCTTCAGGCCTTGGCGGCCTACACTTTAGGCGACCAGATCTGTGAAACCTATAATTTTACGAAAGCTGTACAAGTTGCGGCAAAAGAATACGCCCCCGATTTGTTTGTTGTCGCGGGGCCGGGTACGACGTTGGGCGGTGCTGTCGCGCAATCGCTGGTGGGCTGCGGGTGGTTGGGTATGCGCGATCGAGACAGTTTTTTGCAGCTTCAGGCCGAAACTGGGGTGTTGAGTGCCATGGGTCGTGACGATCAGAGACGAAAAGTGGAGAAATGA
- a CDS encoding thiamine pyrophosphate-dependent enzyme yields MDRAKIVHENFLRRVQAQDFPQGAAPKSGLDATTAIEIFRAGCLSRALDLTSRDMQKAGQGFYTIGSSGHEGMAAVARALRPDDIAFLHYRDAAFQIARADQVPGQTITWDMLLSFACSSEDPTSGGRHKVLGSKSLMIPPQTSTIASHLPKAVGAAFSLGLARRHAPEHRELPQDGIAMCSFGDASANHSTAQGAFNTAGWTSVQATPLPLLFVCEDNGIGISTKTPQGWIAASMKHRPGVAYFEADGLDIYDTYATAQAAADYVRTRRKPAFLHLRMVRLYGHAGADIATSYLPKSEVEADEANDPLLHGVRLLRDAGALAPEDALNIYTSTAARVKDVAATVVTRPHLQTAQDVMAAIVPPKRTCTPSNGPSTSTRTAVFGSDAKAQAAPQPMAKLINWALTDIMLDHPETVMMGEDVGRKGGVYGVTQRLQQRFGPDRVIDSLLDEQSILGLAIGMAHNGFIPIPEIQFLAYLHNAEDQLRGEAATLPFFSNGQFTNPMVLRIAGLGYQKGFGGHFHNDNSLAVLRDIPGVIIACPSNGADAVGMLREAVRLAREEQRVVVFVEPIALYPMRDLAQTGDGGWMSTYPLGRQSIGLTDIGVHGNGTDIAILSYGNGHYLSRQAQVDLEDLNINARVIDMRWIAPLPEAAIVQAVQGCDHVLIVDECRRTGGQGDALIALLARNNVNSVGILAAEDSFIATGPAYSATLPSREGIVAMARNMVTGEGA; encoded by the coding sequence ATGGACCGCGCAAAAATCGTGCATGAGAATTTCTTGCGGCGCGTACAGGCGCAGGATTTCCCTCAGGGTGCTGCGCCAAAATCGGGTTTGGACGCAACCACAGCAATCGAGATTTTTCGGGCAGGCTGCCTGAGCCGGGCGTTGGACTTGACCAGCCGTGACATGCAAAAGGCGGGGCAGGGTTTTTACACTATCGGATCGTCTGGCCACGAGGGGATGGCGGCTGTGGCACGTGCGTTACGTCCCGATGACATTGCGTTTTTGCACTACCGCGATGCAGCTTTTCAAATCGCGCGCGCGGATCAAGTGCCAGGGCAGACGATAACATGGGACATGCTGCTTAGTTTTGCCTGTTCCTCCGAAGACCCGACAAGCGGCGGGCGGCACAAAGTTCTGGGATCAAAGTCGCTGATGATACCGCCGCAAACATCAACTATCGCAAGTCATTTGCCGAAAGCCGTCGGGGCCGCATTTTCACTTGGGTTGGCCCGCAGACATGCCCCGGAACATCGGGAATTGCCGCAAGACGGCATTGCGATGTGCAGTTTCGGTGATGCGTCTGCCAACCACTCCACAGCGCAAGGGGCGTTTAACACCGCGGGCTGGACATCTGTTCAAGCCACGCCATTGCCTTTGCTGTTTGTGTGTGAAGACAACGGTATCGGGATTTCGACTAAGACGCCACAAGGGTGGATTGCGGCATCCATGAAACACCGCCCAGGGGTCGCGTATTTTGAGGCTGACGGTTTGGACATCTATGACACATACGCGACGGCCCAAGCAGCTGCCGACTATGTGCGTACACGGCGCAAACCTGCGTTTTTGCACCTGAGAATGGTACGTCTGTACGGTCACGCCGGTGCGGATATCGCCACCAGTTACCTCCCCAAGTCCGAAGTGGAGGCCGATGAGGCAAATGATCCACTGTTGCACGGCGTGCGTTTGCTGCGGGATGCGGGGGCATTGGCGCCGGAAGATGCTTTGAACATCTACACATCCACCGCCGCACGCGTCAAAGACGTGGCGGCCACAGTCGTCACGCGGCCCCATCTGCAGACGGCGCAAGATGTTATGGCCGCCATCGTCCCGCCAAAGCGCACCTGCACCCCAAGCAATGGACCCAGCACATCAACGCGAACAGCGGTGTTTGGAAGTGACGCAAAAGCACAAGCGGCTCCGCAACCTATGGCCAAGCTGATCAATTGGGCTTTAACCGACATTATGTTGGACCATCCCGAAACGGTCATGATGGGGGAAGATGTCGGGCGCAAAGGCGGGGTTTACGGTGTAACGCAGCGGTTGCAGCAACGTTTCGGGCCAGACCGTGTGATTGACAGCCTGTTGGACGAACAAAGCATCCTTGGTCTTGCGATTGGCATGGCGCACAACGGTTTTATTCCGATCCCTGAAATCCAGTTCTTGGCCTATCTGCACAACGCCGAAGATCAATTGCGCGGGGAAGCGGCGACGCTGCCGTTCTTTTCAAATGGTCAATTCACCAACCCAATGGTGCTGCGCATCGCAGGGCTTGGGTACCAGAAGGGCTTCGGGGGGCATTTTCACAACGACAACTCCTTGGCTGTTCTGCGCGATATTCCCGGCGTGATTATTGCCTGCCCGTCTAATGGGGCGGATGCTGTGGGCATGTTGCGTGAAGCCGTTCGGTTGGCGCGTGAAGAACAAAGGGTCGTGGTTTTTGTTGAACCGATCGCCCTTTATCCCATGCGCGATCTTGCACAAACTGGCGATGGTGGTTGGATGTCGACGTATCCTTTGGGCCGTCAGAGTATTGGGTTAACCGATATCGGTGTGCATGGGAATGGCACAGACATCGCGATACTGAGCTATGGCAATGGGCATTATCTGTCTCGTCAGGCGCAGGTTGATTTGGAGGATCTCAACATCAATGCGCGTGTTATTGACATGCGTTGGATCGCGCCTTTGCCCGAAGCCGCAATTGTGCAAGCTGTTCAAGGCTGCGATCACGTATTGATCGTGGACGAATGTCGACGCACCGGCGGACAAGGCGATGCGCTGATTGCGTTGCTGGCTCGAAACAACGTAAATTCGGTTGGTATATTGGCGGCTGAAGACAGCTTTATTGCGACGGGTCCGGCCTATTCTGCAACACTTCCATCCCGTGAAGGAATTGTTGCGATGGCCAGAAACATGGTGACAGGAGAGGGCGCATGA
- a CDS encoding aldose epimerase family protein: MTDKFTLSCGPLHAEVLAQGATLSRLRYVKRDLLLGFEDSANHANIPIFAGPLVGPIANRLANGQLVIDGKTYQMQCNENNRTTLHSGDSGLHAIHWTASDVTPTQITLKCVLEDGVGGLPGLRKFTATYRLTANALSLDITATTTQKTPMNIAHHPYWALDKTISDTKLWVAGDRYVEVDNANIPTGQTPKTEGTVLDFNTLRYLPRAKNIDHCVCLPGSKHMTPRHIVTLQASDGLCVDIDSTEAGLQVYDGAGLPQNATCASFPHALAPYAGVALEPQGWPDAPNHASFPDILLAPGDTYRQTTRYRISKR; the protein is encoded by the coding sequence ATGACTGACAAATTCACCTTATCTTGCGGCCCCTTACACGCAGAAGTTCTGGCCCAAGGGGCAACCTTGTCTCGTCTACGTTATGTGAAACGCGACCTTTTGCTGGGGTTTGAGGATTCAGCAAACCATGCGAACATTCCTATCTTTGCCGGACCATTGGTCGGACCGATCGCAAACCGTCTTGCGAACGGCCAATTGGTCATCGATGGAAAAACCTATCAAATGCAGTGTAACGAAAACAACCGTACAACACTTCATTCGGGTGACAGCGGATTGCACGCCATCCATTGGACGGCCTCTGACGTAACCCCGACACAAATCACCCTGAAGTGCGTTTTGGAAGATGGCGTTGGCGGCTTACCCGGGCTTCGAAAATTTACAGCAACCTATCGTTTGACCGCGAACGCACTCAGTCTGGATATCACGGCGACGACGACGCAAAAAACCCCGATGAACATCGCCCACCATCCCTATTGGGCATTGGACAAAACGATCTCGGACACAAAACTTTGGGTGGCGGGGGACCGATATGTCGAAGTGGACAACGCGAACATTCCAACAGGCCAGACGCCCAAGACCGAAGGAACAGTTCTTGATTTCAACACGTTACGATACCTACCTCGTGCGAAAAATATAGACCATTGTGTTTGTTTGCCAGGGTCGAAACACATGACCCCCCGCCACATCGTAACGCTGCAGGCAAGCGACGGGTTATGCGTGGACATCGACAGCACGGAAGCGGGCCTGCAAGTCTATGACGGTGCGGGTCTACCGCAAAACGCAACCTGCGCCAGCTTTCCCCATGCGCTGGCGCCCTATGCCGGTGTCGCATTGGAGCCCCAAGGTTGGCCAGACGCCCCGAACCATGCAAGTTTTCCAGACATCCTGTTGGCCCCGGGCGACACCTATCGTCAAACCACGCGGTACCGTATTTCAAAGCGGTAA
- a CDS encoding TfoX/Sxy family protein, translating to MTTPVSSIRNLGPAMEASCEKAGIHSAEELRALGPDETYRRLLQTGMKPHFIGYYVLVMGLQGRPWNDCKGDEKRNLRKNFDQIKSQASDEGRGAFEQMMNKIGILEKR from the coding sequence ATGACAACGCCTGTATCTTCTATCCGCAACCTTGGCCCCGCCATGGAAGCGTCCTGCGAAAAGGCAGGAATACATTCCGCGGAAGAATTGCGGGCACTCGGGCCTGACGAAACCTACCGCCGCCTGTTGCAAACCGGCATGAAACCGCACTTCATCGGTTATTACGTGTTGGTGATGGGGCTTCAGGGGCGCCCGTGGAACGATTGCAAAGGCGATGAAAAACGCAATTTGCGCAAAAATTTTGATCAGATCAAATCCCAAGCCTCCGATGAAGGGCGTGGTGCATTCGAACAAATGATGAATAAAATCGGAATTTTGGAGAAGCGCTAA
- the ndk gene encoding nucleoside-diphosphate kinase, whose amino-acid sequence MALERTFSIIKPDATKRNLTGKIVAKFEEAGLRVVASKRIQMTLAQAQEFYGVHSERPFFGELCEFMISEPVVVQVLEGEGAIAKNREVMGATNPADAAPGTIRAEFAESVGENSVHGSDAPETAAVEIAYFFSGLELVG is encoded by the coding sequence ATGGCGCTTGAGCGTACTTTTTCCATCATCAAACCAGATGCCACCAAACGCAACCTGACAGGCAAGATCGTTGCCAAGTTCGAAGAAGCCGGTTTGCGCGTTGTTGCATCCAAGCGCATCCAGATGACTCTGGCGCAAGCGCAAGAATTTTACGGTGTCCATTCTGAGCGCCCTTTCTTTGGCGAATTGTGCGAGTTCATGATTTCCGAACCCGTCGTTGTGCAGGTTCTGGAAGGCGAAGGCGCCATTGCGAAAAACCGTGAAGTCATGGGCGCTACAAACCCAGCTGACGCTGCACCGGGCACGATCCGCGCGGAATTTGCCGAAAGCGTCGGCGAAAACTCTGTTCACGGTTCTGATGCGCCAGAAACAGCTGCAGTGGAAATCGCGTATTTCTTCTCTGGTTTGGAGTTGGTGGGCTAA